A window of the Citrus sinensis cultivar Valencia sweet orange chromosome 9, DVS_A1.0, whole genome shotgun sequence genome harbors these coding sequences:
- the LOC102607143 gene encoding calcium-dependent protein kinase 33-like produces the protein MGSGLSKIRHSKPHDKSYGSTSQANTGVVLEPAAPVAQISSPEPVRHPLYTILGKPYEDVKCHYTMGKELGRGQYGIIYLCTENSTGRQFACKSVAKRKLVSKTDRDDIKREVQIMQHLSGQPNIVEFKGAYEDMRFVHIVMELCAGGELFDRIIAKGHYSERAAASVFRDIMNVVDVCHTKGVVHRDLKPENFLFTSNDENAIMKVTDFGFSFFFEEGKVYREVIGSAYYVAPELLRHKYGKEIDIWSAGVILYIILCGVPPFWAETQLGIFDAILQGDIDFDSAPWPTISSGAKDLVCRMLTQDPKKRITAAEVLDHPWLKETGKASDKPIDTAVIFRMKQFRAMNKLKKLALKVIVENLPTEEIQKLKEKFTEMDTDNNGTLSYDELKAGLAKLGSMLTESDIKQYMQAADIDGNGTIDYIEFITATMQRHKLERFEHLYKAFQYFDKDNSGYITVDELETAFKEYNMGDDATIATIKEIMSEVDRDKDGRISYDEFRAMMKSGTHLRAVSSRSLAHVVTIRRRKIFS, from the exons ATGGGTAGTGGTTTATCCAAAATTCGACACTCAAAGCCACATGATAAGAGTTATGGCAGCACATCACAAGCGAACACAGGCGTCGTTCTAGAACCTGCAGCGCCGGTAGCTCAAATTTCAAGCCCCGAACCAGTACGTCACCCTCTATATACAATTCTTGGTAAACCTTATGAAGATGTTAAGTGCCATTACACTATGGGTAAAGAATTGGGTAGGGGTCAATAtggtattatttatttatgtactGAGAATTCAACCGGTAGGCAATTTGCTTGCAAGTCAGTTGCTAAGAGGAAACTTGTGAGTAAGACTGACAGGGATGATATCAAGAGAGAGGTTCAGATAATGCAACATTTGAGTGGGCAGCCTAATATTGTTGAGTTTAAGGGTGCCTATGAAGATATGCGTTTTGTGCATATTGTTATGGAGTTATGTGCTGGTGGTGAGCTCTTTGATCGAATTATAGCTAAAGGGCATTATAGTGAGAGAGCTGCAGCTTCTGTATTTAGAGACATAATGAACGTAGTCGATGTCTGCCACACCAAGGGTGTTGTGCACAGGGATCTCAAACCTGAGAATTTCTTGTTCACTAGTAACGATGAGAATGCTATTATGAAGGTCACTGATTTTGggttctcatttttctttgaagaaG GAAAGGTATATAGGGAAGTAATTGGAAGTGCTTACTATGTAGCTCCTGAATTACTACGGCACAAATATGGGAAGGAGATAGACATTTGGAGCGCAGGAGTTATTCTGTATATTATACTGTGTGGTGTACCTCCATTTTGGGCAG AAACGCAGTTGGGAATTTTTGATGCAATATTGCAAGGAGATATTGACTTTGACTCTGCTCCCTGGCCAACCATTTCAAGCGGTGCCAAGGACTTGGTTTGCAGGATGCTGACACAGGATCCAAAAAAGCGGATCACAGCTGCTGAAGTTCTAG ATCACCCTTGGCTTAAAGAAACTGGAAAAGCATCAGACAAGCCAATTGACACTGCCGTTATCTTCAGGATGAAGCAATTTAGAGCAATGAACAAACTAAAGAAACTTGCACTAAAG GTCATTGTGGAAAATCTTCCAACCGAAGAAATACAAaagctaaaggaaaaatttACTGAGATGGACACCGACAACAATGGCACACTTTCTTACGATGAATTAAAGGCAGGATTAGCTAAACTTGGATCGATGCTTACAGAATCTGATATCAAACAGTACATGCAAGCT GCTGATATAGATGGAAATGGGACTATTGACTATATTGAATTTATAACTGCTACAATGCAAAGACACAAGCTAGAAAGATTTGAACATCTTTACAAAGCCTTCCAATACTTTGACAAGGATAATAGTGG ATATATCACAGTAGACGAACTGGAAACagcttttaaagaatataaCATGGGTGATGATGCCACGATTGCcacaattaaagaaataatgtCTGAAGTTGATAGAGATAAA GATGGTAGGATCAGCTATGATGAATTTCGAGCAATGATGAAAAGCGGAACCCATCTGCGAGCAGTATCTTCTAGATCTTTAGCTCATGTTGTTACCATAAGACGACGCAAGATTTTCTCGTAG